GTTatagttgtgtaaacaacaattAACTCAAAAAATTTCAAAGAACTGTTTTAACTAGTGAAAATTTAAACTAGTGACAAAGGTAATCCACAAGCATGGTGTGTCTGAGGTTAGTACAGGTCAAAaaggtctttctttttttttttttttacctgagcaGTAATATTAATTGCACTTACACCTTTGACAAAAGAAGCATAGTTGCAGCAGATATGTAAACTCTTGCCAATTAGGCGGGGGTTTGGGAGCTCAGAAGAACAAGGAACAGTCCAGATGGCTTGTTGTTAAGTGGAGTTTTGTGAAACTGTTGTGAACGAGtcttatcttacctgttgtacataggATTTCTTCTTTGACAGATCTCAGATTGGAGAAATCAagcttaattctgacaggattaATGGGTTTATGTGACACCGCTGTCCACACTGCACAATACATTGTTATTGCTGAAAAACTACTGTCATATAAAAAGCCCATCTGCACCAGACGTGCTACAGCTAGATGCCTGCTGAGCTATAGGTACATACCAGGTGTACCGGGTAAGTATCAGGTACATAtcgggctgtattatgtattgctactatggaaaaatgtatttttgagaacattttaatatgtttctgtgttgtgttcATCTAAAGCCATGTGTGGAAAAGTACGTATTCCTCTAACCCATGGTTGAatgttcttcttgtgtttatttaaacgATGATGCAGATTTTACTTAAAGTTGGAAACAAGCATTAAATagtgtctgttttgtttaaaactgaacccGCACCCGTGTGTCCTTTATATAGTATTCTGTCAGCAGGCAGCTGGGACGCTGCCAAGTCCGgccttgtttttcctgtcaaGGGTCCTAAGAGACTATTAGCGTTATGTAAcattccaggttttttttttctagttatCTGCACTCTTCACCCTGCTAGTTGCAAATTCTGCAGCCCTGCCTGCAAGACACAACTTAAGGGTTGCTTCTTTGAAGGACCTTTCTAAAAGCTTCATCATGATTTTTCAAGCTCTTTTTGCTCAAATTGACTTTACCAGTTGgctgttgttggtttttctgctgctgcttttaatggaTGTGGTGAAAAACTGGAGGCCTCGCAACTTCCCCCCTGGACCCTGGGCTGTGCCGTTTCTAGGCAACGTCTTCACTGGAGTAGATTTCAAATCCATAAACAAGGTGAGGCGTCCAAGGAAACTCTGCTGCGTGTGTGCATGTAGAAAAGGATTTctaaacagaaaagtaaagcAGATTGCCTATTATCTATGCAGAGATTTGTCTTACAGACACCAGCATTGTTCACgtgaaggaaaacaaatcacacaatATTGCAAATCAGATGATTTATGATCAATTTTAAACATCTACTGTATcattataataattaaaaagactcaacagtcacaaaaaacagatttattaagaCAACTTAGTTTGATTGACGTTAATGTTCTCTTTGAAGAGatttttgtaaatcattgtCAGGTATTTTCTCTCTTAcgatttaacttttttctctccaaatgCAGCTTACAAAGGAGTACGGCCCCGTGTTGAGCCTAAGGAAAGGCAGTGAgaggtttgtgtttatttcagggTACAAGATGGTCAAAGAGGCTCTTGTTAATCAGCTGGACAGCTTTATCGACCGACCTATTGTTCCTCTTTTCGACGTCATCTACAAGGGCCTTGGTGAGTGGGTGGACATGCAAGCACAAACTCTTTGACTGCTTTACGCCTCTTctctgcagaagaaaaagagttGTCTTTATTAAGTGATGAAGGATTGACCCAGAATGTGTTTAGAGTTTGAAATCTGCACTCTGCCATCCTTCATCCTCAAACAAACTCAACACGGCAGGGAGTAGGGAGTGACAATAGACCTTAACCACCTGTCATTTATTTGATGTCACATTCTTACAGGTATCACTATGAGCAACGGTTACTTAtggaaaaagcagagaaagtttGCCAACTGTCATCTGCGTTACTTTGGAGAGGGACATAAGAGTCTGGAAAAATATATCGAAGTGGAGTGCAGCTTTCTTTGTGAGGCCTTCAAAGAGGAGCAAGGCAAGTGGCCTTACGAAGGTGGTTTATTTGCTACATGTGATGCACTGACTTAAATTGAATTCCTAATATTTCCAGGAAGACCATTTAATCCCCACTACATGATGAAAATGGCAGTGAGTAACATAATATGCTCCGTGGTCTTTGGACATCGATTTGAATACTCGGATCCAAGCTTACGCAAAGTTCTGGAGCTGGACAACGAAGCCATTGTGCTCTCTGGCTCACTTCGGACTCAGGTAGttccttttttaattgttgtgcTTTTATAGAAACTccatcttgtttgtctctaactGATCTGAGAGTTTATCCCTTCAAACAGCTGTATGATGTCATTCCTGGCTTGATGAAGTACCTGCCAGGACCCCACCAGACGGTCCACGCTAACTACAGGGAGATCCTCTCCTTTTTGATGAAGGAAATAGAGAAACATCAGGAGGAGTGGAACCCAGATGACCCTCGAGATTATATTGATGTGTACCTGGCAGAGATGAAAAAGGTAAGAGTTTATGCAAAACAAAGGTTATGGaggataaaaacacagaaaaattgTTGGAAGTTATATTTCCTTGAACCAACATGTACAAAGTGTAATAATGTATAAAGCTAGATGTTTGATGtgataaaataacaaagattCTTCATGGCGCTTTAGCACAAAGAGGATCCTCTGGCTGGCTTCAACATTGAGACACTGCAGTTTTGCACCCTTGACCTGATTGAGGCTGGAACAGAATCAGCTGCCAACACGTTACGCTGGGCCCTTGTATACATGATGAACTTCCCAGAGATACAGGGTTAGTTTTTATTCCTTACATAAAGCAATTGAATATTCCAGTGAATGGTAGCTGATGATGATAAAGAATTTTATCCACGATGAACTTCAAGTTTGACCTCTGCTTTGTCCCTCAGAGAAGGTCCAGGCGGAGATAGACAGAGTAATCGGACAGTCTCGTCAGCCCACCATAGCTGACAGACCAAACCTACCGTACACTGAAGCTGTCGTTCACGAGAGCCAGCGGATTGGAAACATTGCTCCCATGGGATTTCCTAAAATGGCGAGTAAAGACACAACACTGGGAGGATACTTCATCCCCAAGGTAGGAGAATATTCACCAAACATTCCAGGAGACAAATGTCATGTTATAAAATGCGTAAATGAATATATTCACTTATAAAGCAAGTTAAGCACCTGGACGATGTGGTGGAAATTAAATGAATCTGTGCATGCTGAAAAATCGTGTGACTGTTGCAAAAATTATAATTGATTAAGTGAGAGACAGACTAGGCAGTACAGACACAGTGCTGGTTCTATGACTGTTGCCGGTAGCTCCCTTTTCAAGACTGGATACAAGCAGCAATTCAGTGTAAAATGGAGTCATacaatctttgttttctccCCTGAGCCAAGTTGTCCCATAGCTGTTGTACCTGTTCGATTGGGAAAAGATCAGGGGACCTGGCTGGCCAAAGCAGGACCTCAAAATGGCCTCGGCAGTCCATAGAAACACGTGTCGTATGTCAACTGGTGTGTTGTCTCcggaggggtaagacatgcgGTTGCAGATTATCCTGATGTAGTGCTGTGCCATAAAGGTGTCTAAAATCACTAAGAGCATTGAACTGAAGTCATATCCTATAGTCACCAACACcaaaacagtaaatctgttttgtCTCTTCACAAGATTGATTATCTCCCATTAGTGCTGTCATTTGCACACACAATGATCATTTGTGGTAATGCAGAACCAAGATTCAAAGCTGAACATGATACGACATATCTTGTTGTCTGTCCATGACTTCTGATTACGGCACACTTCAAACACAGCAATCGCTGCTCGGTTAATGGCAGCCTAAACATGGAACGGTGAACTTGCAGTCTGGCTCATGTGACATGTATACACCCTACAACTGGGCAGTTGTGCAACACAACCACCCGGCTGTGTGCAAACCCACAATGTGACCCCTATCAAACTCTGTCAAGTGTGGATAATGCTGTCCAATGCATCTATGAGGCATTCTCTGTCCACTTGATGCCACCGCCTATCTCCTTTGGTCCTTCTAGTGCCAGCTTCTTGCAAACTATGGCAAAGATGCAGCACGTAAACCTTGTAAACAAAGCTTCCGTTAACATATCCATTGTTGGTCCACTTGTGAAGCAAATTGCACCCAAAAAGAATTATTCCTTCTTGGTGCATAACTTGTTTTGTCAGTGAGTAAGTTTGTACACAGCTGAGATTGACAACATGTTCTCTCTTCTTGTCCAGGGCACAGCTATTACTACAAATCTGGCATCTGTACTGTTTGATAAAAATGAGTGGGAGACTCCAGATGTCTTTAATCCTGGGCATTTCTTGGATTCAGAGGGAAAGTTCCTCAGAAAGGAAGCCTTCTTGCCATTTTCAGCAGGTTGTTCTTAAGCGTTTtcgtctgtttttttatatgcaaAAATGAATGGACTTTTGCAAtattctgttgtatttaaaaatgcCACCAACACTGAAGACAGCAAGCTAAATGTTTCTGATATTTCACCGCAGGTAAACGTGTTTGTATAGGAGAGAACCTGGCCAAAATGgagctgtttcttttcttcacaacTCTTCTCCAGCACTTCACCTTTGTTCCTGTCCCAGGAGAAATGCCCAGCTTGGAGGGTGTGATGGGCTTCACTTATTCTCCTCAGGAGTTCAGGATGCTGGCTGTGCCTCGCTGATGTTTTTGCAACCACACAACAAGCATCAGTGAATTTTACTTTGTATTCTTTTTAATTCCACATTGTATAAAACCTTCAGCAACTTCATATTGATATATGCAGTAACTGTGATTAAGTTGATCAGTTCACATAATGAGTaagaaaaaacatacataattttttcatttttaaagtcttaATTCATATTGTATAATATCTTAAACCTAtaatggtttgatttttttttgtcagtatgAAGCCTGAAATGTGCCTCAAATATGTATCTACATTTATCTATGACCTGTGTAACTTTAATAAAGACTTTGACCTTGTTTAAGTTTACGTGACACCGCTGTCTACACTGCACATAACATGGTTATTGATGAAAAACTACTGTCATATAAAAAGCCCATCT
The Kryptolebias marmoratus isolate JLee-2015 linkage group LG24, ASM164957v2, whole genome shotgun sequence DNA segment above includes these coding regions:
- the LOC108230687 gene encoding cytochrome P450 2J2, with product MIFQALFAQIDFTSWLLLVFLLLLLMDVVKNWRPRNFPPGPWAVPFLGNVFTGVDFKSINKLTKEYGPVLSLRKGSERFVFISGYKMVKEALVNQLDSFIDRPIVPLFDVIYKGLGITMSNGYLWKKQRKFANCHLRYFGEGHKSLEKYIEVECSFLCEAFKEEQGRPFNPHYMMKMAVSNIICSVVFGHRFEYSDPSLRKVLELDNEAIVLSGSLRTQLYDVIPGLMKYLPGPHQTVHANYREILSFLMKEIEKHQEEWNPDDPRDYIDVYLAEMKKHKEDPLAGFNIETLQFCTLDLIEAGTESAANTLRWALVYMMNFPEIQEKVQAEIDRVIGQSRQPTIADRPNLPYTEAVVHESQRIGNIAPMGFPKMASKDTTLGGYFIPKGTAITTNLASVLFDKNEWETPDVFNPGHFLDSEGKFLRKEAFLPFSAGKRVCIGENLAKMELFLFFTTLLQHFTFVPVPGEMPSLEGVMGFTYSPQEFRMLAVPR